Genomic DNA from Actinomycetota bacterium:
GTCCGCCACCAGCAGCTCGACCTCCGGCTGCTCCCGCTTCGAGAACGGCTCCAGCAGCCAATCCGGATGCGTCTCCGGCCGGCCCGGCGGGCGGCCGATGCCCAGGCGTACCCGCACGAAGTCGGCGGTCCGGAGCGCCCCCACCAGCGAGTCCAGCCCGTGATGCCCCGCGGTGGAGCCGCCGAGCTTGATCCGCAGCGCGCCGAACGGCAGGTCGATCTCGTCGTGGCACGCCACGATGCGATCCGGGGTCACCCGCAGCTTCCTGGCCAGCGAGGCGAACGGCGGACCCGAGACGTTCATGAACTGGAGCGACTTGGCCAGCACCACCCGCTCGCCGTCGGGCTGGCGGATCTCGGCGGTCTCGACCGACACGAACCGGACCCGGCGGAACCGCTCCCCCGCCTCGGCGGCCATGCGCTCCACCACCATGGCCCCCACGTTGTGGCGGGTCCGGGCGTACCGCTCGCCCGGATTTCCCAGCCCCAGCACGAGCCAGGTCATGGGCCGGACGGGGGCGGGGCCGTCATGGAGAACACCGGGAGGGTCGAGCCGGCTCGTCCGGGGCTAGCCCTGGTCTTCCTCGCCCTGCTCGGCCTCCTCCGGAGCGCCGGCGCCGGCCTCGGCCTCGCCGGCGGTCGCGCCCTCGGCCTCCGCCTCCGCCACCTCGGCCGCCTCCTCCTCCTCCTCCAGCCGCATGATCGGCGGCGGGACGACCGAGACGATGGTCTCGTCGGCCTCGGAGAGGATCGTCACGCCCGAGGGCGCGGTGAGGTCCCCGACCCGGAGGACGTCCCCGATGCCGAGGCGCGAGATGTCGGCCTCGATGCGGTCGGGGACGTCAGCGGGAAGGCACTCCGCCTTGATCTCCCACAGGTGGTGCTCGATGACGCCGCCCTCCTTGACCCCGTGGGACTCGCCCACGAGCTCCACCGGGACGTCCACGGC
This window encodes:
- the pth gene encoding aminoacyl-tRNA hydrolase — encoded protein: MTWLVLGLGNPGERYARTRHNVGAMVVERMAAEAGERFRRVRFVSVETAEIRQPDGERVVLAKSLQFMNVSGPPFASLARKLRVTPDRIVACHDEIDLPFGALRIKLGGSTAGHHGLDSLVGALRTADFVRVRLGIGRPPGRPETHPDWLLEPFSKREQPEVELLVAD
- a CDS encoding 50S ribosomal protein L25/general stress protein Ctc, with protein sequence MERKLQATKREAAGKGAARKSRAAGRVPGVLYGHGMEPVAVDVDARDLFHILHTEAGSNVLIDLRVGNDRHLTLPREIQRDHIRGQFLHVDFLAVRRDQTIAVDVPVELVGESHGVKEGGVIEHHLWEIKAECLPADVPDRIEADISRLGIGDVLRVGDLTAPSGVTILSEADETIVSVVPPPIMRLEEEEEAAEVAEAEAEGATAGEAEAGAGAPEEAEQGEEDQG